From the genome of Pseudocalidococcus azoricus BACA0444:
TAAAGTTGCCTTAAAAAAAAAGAGATTTGTCAGTATTTAGAAGCGAATCGAGTTTCAATTGAATCAGGAAAAACCGTTGTCTACTGCGTGGATCAGTGTCATCTTGTTTCAGAGGATATTTGTGGATACGCTTGGGGTAAAGCGGATGAAAGAATACAGGTTCCCATCAAGAATATAAAGGAGAGGCGAACCGATTATGGTGCAATAAACTATGTCACAGATCGCCTAATTGTCAAACCTTATTTGAGTGGAAATAGTCAGAATACTATTCAGTTTATCAAAGCGATAAAGGCGATTCATCCCAATCAGAAAATTATGGTGATTTGGGATGGTGCAGCATATCATAACAGTGATGATTTCCGTAAATATTTACATCAAGTCAATGGAGATAAGTCAGAACAAGAATGGCCGATTTACTGCATCAAATTAGCCCCATACGCACCGGAACAGAATCCGATTGAAGCAGTGTGGCTGTAAGTTAAAAACTTCTTAAGGAAAGTGTGGCACTTATTGAAGACGTTTAAAATTATAAAATGGCTGTTTGAATTATTTTTAAGTCTTTTTGTTCTCCATTCTTCTTATTTGAGCATGTATGATACGTTCTCATGAATAATTACTGTTTGCTATATTGATGAAATTATCTAAATAATCGCTACAGATCATTACCAAGACGGCTCAATTTTCCTGGCCACATTTTTGATTGAAGAAGATCAGGATCAATCAGTAGAGTTTCAAGGATTTCAGCCAAAGTTTCTTAGTTTAAGGGCTTAATTTCCTCAACCGTTATAGTCATTTCCCTGAGGAATAGAACACGAAAATGCTTGAAGCCGCTACCAGTAGTACTTTTAAGAGTCTCACTTTTGGCAGAAATGACTATAAATCTTTGACTTCTACATCGTTAAGATGGGAGACGGATTCTTATATTATGACACCATTAAAAGCAACCATATGAAATAAAAAGGCGATATTGGAGGTAGGAAGACAGGCTATATTCATTGGGTAGATTCTCCTGTAGGCTGGATCATAAAGTCCATCAATTCCAGACCCAAAAGTCGCTCCACTGCAATTTTTCCTATGTCCCATGCTACTGATGTTCTCACCTTAGCCCGCTGGATGGCCGCTGATTTTAGTAACCAGGCCCAGGCCTTTGAAAACCCACCTTTTTTTGCCCACATTCGGGTGTGTATGCGCCCCTTGCCCAAAGGAATCGTGTCTGGCCTGGGGTTGTATGTCGAACAAGCCTATGACTATTTACTCTCTGTGCCCTATCGGGTGCGGGTTTTAGAGTTGTTGGTGATGTCGGATCAGATTGCCATTAAGAACTACACCCTCAAGGATGAGAAAAAATTCTACGGAGCCGCCCGCAATCCCCATCGCCTCCAAGAGCTAACAGAAGTCGATTTAGAGCTTTTACCCGGCTGTAACATGATTGTGGCCTGGACAGGGACAGGGTTTCAGGGGCAAGTCGAACCGGGCAAGGCCTGTACCGTAGTCCGCAAAGGGAAAACCACCTATTTAGACAGCACGTTTGAGATCGATGGCGAAAAGTTTATTAGCCATGACCGGGGCCGGGATCCGCAAACCGATGAGCATATTTGGGGTTCTGTGGCTGGGCCGTTTTATTTTACCCGTACCGAAAGCTTTGCCACTGAGATTCCTAATTCACTCTAGGCTAATGGTGCTGATGTCTAAGAGTTGAACGGTTTCTCTGGATTTCCCAGACCTTGATAGCATAGGAAAGGGCAGATATTCAGCTTCTGAGATTCGCCCACCTTAAATAAAGTGCTTTGACTAACCTATGCAAACCTACTATTATGTCCTCGCCAGTCGTAAATTTCTCATTGAGGAAGAACCCTTAGAAGAAGTCTTGAAGGAACGGCGGCGGCATTATCAAGAAACAGGGAAAGAAATTGACTTTTGGCTGGTGTCGGAACCCGCATTTTTAACCGCTCCTGAGTTATCTCCCCAGCGAAATCAATGCCCCCAACCCGCAGCAGCCATTATTTCTACTAATCCTCAATTTATTCAGTGGTTGAAGTTACGTTTAGAGTTTGTGATTACCGGAGAGTTCCAGGCCCCCAGTGCCACTATTCCTGATCCGATTGCCACTGCCTCCCAACCCGCTGCTTAAAGGGAACTAACCCAAGCATTGTCCAGTTGACGTTCCAATTGGGGCTGGAGGGGTAATCCGGGGTTAATGAGTCGGCCGGGAGTTAGTTGATTCATCGGGAGGTTATTGATTCCCTCGACTTGATGTGGGCCTGGCCAGAGTAACCAACTACTGCTTGGGGATAACTGAGATAAGCTGGTGGGATTGGTGGTGAGCCAAAGAATTGGAGTCTGTATCGGGGGCGGTGACTGGGGGCGTTGGGGCTGGGGTTGAATCGCGGCTAAGGCCCGGAGAATGGCGGTTTCGTTGATCAAATGCTCCACATCCCCCAGGGAAAGCTCAACGGGAATATTTTGTTTGCGAGCATAGAAATAAATAGCCGCCGCGGCCATGACGGCCTGTTCAAATTCATCCGGGAGCCAGGCCCCGCTCACATCCAGGCTAACCATCACCGCCATACCACCACTCAAGGCATCCAACTCTCGCACCCGTAATTCCCCATACCTGGCACTCGTCCGCCAATGCACTAAGCGCAGAGCATCTCCCCAACGATAGGGCCGGAGGGAACGGGTTAAGCCTTCCGTGGCCAATTGCCGTTGGTATTGCCGGTCAACCCAGCGTTGGGAGGTTTCTTGACCCAGTTGATCCAAGAGCGGACAGGCCTGTAGGGGTAAGACAATTGGATAAACGACAGCGGTTGCGGGGACAGACCAGGCCCGCTGACACCAAAATAAACCCAGGGGGGCCGCCGTGCGGAGAGTTACTTTTTCCCAATGATAAATGCCTCGCCGGGTCGGAATTATTTTGCGGACATAGCGATTTTGGGTTTGGGTGGGCAAGTCGGCAATGACATGGGGCGGTGGGGCTTGCTGGGCCAGGCCTGGGGGCAGATGATCCTTAAGGGTGATCAGGGCCCGCGGGGTTTGGCTGGGATTAGAGAGTTCGAGTTCTAGGGTCAAGACATCCCCCACACTGACGGGTCGAATGGGTAAACGGGTCATTACCAGGCCCCGAATCATCCGCGCTGGTGTTAAGGCCCCCACCAACAGCAAAGCGACAATAATCCCAGTCATCACATA
Proteins encoded in this window:
- a CDS encoding chromophore lyase CpcT/CpeT → MSHATDVLTLARWMAADFSNQAQAFENPPFFAHIRVCMRPLPKGIVSGLGLYVEQAYDYLLSVPYRVRVLELLVMSDQIAIKNYTLKDEKKFYGAARNPHRLQELTEVDLELLPGCNMIVAWTGTGFQGQVEPGKACTVVRKGKTTYLDSTFEIDGEKFISHDRGRDPQTDEHIWGSVAGPFYFTRTESFATEIPNSL
- a CDS encoding transposase, with protein sequence MDQCHLVSEDICGYAWGKADERIQVPIKNIKERRTDYGAINYVTDRLIVKPYLSGNSQNTIQFIKAIKAIHPNQKIMVIWDGAAYHNSDDFRKYLHQVNGDKSEQEWPIYCIKLAPYAPEQNPIEAVWL
- a CDS encoding DUF58 domain-containing protein; protein product: MIQRLNRWLERQWVTPAFGALLLGGLALFFFGAAVNSMSGWLYVMTGIIVALLLVGALTPARMIRGLVMTRLPIRPVSVGDVLTLELELSNPSQTPRALITLKDHLPPGLAQQAPPPHVIADLPTQTQNRYVRKIIPTRRGIYHWEKVTLRTAAPLGLFWCQRAWSVPATAVVYPIVLPLQACPLLDQLGQETSQRWVDRQYQRQLATEGLTRSLRPYRWGDALRLVHWRTSARYGELRVRELDALSGGMAVMVSLDVSGAWLPDEFEQAVMAAAAIYFYARKQNIPVELSLGDVEHLINETAILRALAAIQPQPQRPQSPPPIQTPILWLTTNPTSLSQLSPSSSWLLWPGPHQVEGINNLPMNQLTPGRLINPGLPLQPQLERQLDNAWVSSL
- a CDS encoding MgPME-cyclase complex family protein, which produces MQTYYYVLASRKFLIEEEPLEEVLKERRRHYQETGKEIDFWLVSEPAFLTAPELSPQRNQCPQPAAAIISTNPQFIQWLKLRLEFVITGEFQAPSATIPDPIATASQPAA